A region of Senegalia massiliensis DNA encodes the following proteins:
- a CDS encoding ATP-binding protein — protein MSITVVGNTTNSEVYIATNERKFIINEYLIIEDNDNDEPIVEIIETNSFNKFVPLASEKAGIMEDTVKQNLSSYGYDLDDETINLAKVRVVGELSKPITVGSTVRLPKFNEVKHLLMKKKPNKGLTLGVIRGTSEMQDSLPNDVSNIAMLYKDDIGVLDQEGVPFVFDYYKTAQYPHMLVTGGSGSGKSYGTRVLLEEKMQKKIPMIVFDPHYEMDFSETFEGLPVNYQYDYKRHYEIAYVGRDVGVDFTELSKEELSSLLSSAKNMTSTMETTLAVVLEKRDTLTSFQTKLNNLMEIYQDGTGEYEVRRSEGDKVATKALELYNRTKRELGTATLMALSGIGWRLENIKATGIFNCNIDSIHNAILKRKTIIIRSNIRLLKTFAGFIINNLYKKRRKYIDSQNTLTQEQIKQLNIEKFPPFEVVIDESHNFAPKTIEGENMTPTKWIIREISAEGRKYGINLVLVTQRPSNLDTTTLANVNTKFIYRTNNSYDLATISEETDLTGAELDRLKYFQSGNCFISSAIQGRSLALTTRVSKTQSPHFKNPYDELDEFGENNDKLKEVLKKYLPLSDMNLANYHMDINNEVKKTIPSKEIFETLEEMYRSGEIDIKDSPLGKQYVEK, from the coding sequence ATGAGTATAACAGTTGTAGGGAATACTACCAATTCAGAGGTTTATATAGCAACCAACGAAAGAAAATTTATTATAAATGAATACCTCATAATAGAGGATAATGATAATGATGAGCCAATAGTTGAGATTATAGAAACTAATTCATTTAATAAATTTGTACCTTTAGCAAGTGAAAAAGCAGGAATAATGGAAGATACAGTAAAGCAAAATCTTTCAAGTTATGGGTATGATCTTGATGATGAAACTATAAATCTAGCAAAAGTAAGAGTTGTAGGAGAGTTATCTAAGCCAATCACAGTAGGCTCTACTGTGAGGTTACCTAAATTTAATGAAGTAAAACACTTATTAATGAAGAAAAAGCCAAATAAAGGATTAACATTAGGTGTGATTCGAGGTACTTCTGAAATGCAAGATAGTTTACCTAATGATGTAAGTAATATTGCTATGCTTTATAAAGATGATATAGGAGTTTTAGACCAAGAGGGTGTACCTTTCGTTTTTGATTACTATAAAACTGCACAATATCCTCATATGTTAGTAACCGGAGGTTCAGGATCTGGCAAATCATATGGAACAAGAGTACTGCTTGAAGAAAAGATGCAGAAAAAAATACCTATGATAGTTTTTGATCCACATTACGAAATGGATTTCTCTGAAACTTTTGAAGGACTACCTGTAAATTATCAATATGATTATAAAAGACATTACGAAATAGCGTATGTTGGAAGAGATGTAGGGGTAGATTTTACTGAATTATCTAAGGAAGAATTATCTAGCTTACTATCATCAGCTAAAAATATGACTAGTACAATGGAAACCACACTTGCTGTTGTTTTAGAAAAAAGAGATACATTAACTAGTTTTCAAACTAAATTAAATAATCTTATGGAGATATATCAAGATGGTACAGGGGAATATGAAGTAAGGAGAAGTGAAGGAGATAAAGTAGCAACAAAGGCTTTAGAATTATATAACAGAACAAAGAGAGAATTAGGAACTGCTACCTTGATGGCACTATCTGGAATAGGTTGGAGATTGGAAAATATCAAAGCTACTGGAATATTCAACTGTAACATAGACTCAATTCATAATGCAATTCTAAAAAGAAAGACAATAATTATCAGAAGTAATATTCGTCTACTTAAGACTTTTGCAGGTTTTATTATAAATAACCTCTATAAGAAAAGAAGAAAATATATAGATAGTCAAAATACTCTTACTCAAGAACAAATTAAGCAGCTTAATATTGAAAAATTCCCGCCTTTTGAGGTAGTTATTGATGAATCTCATAATTTCGCACCCAAAACAATAGAAGGTGAAAATATGACTCCAACTAAATGGATTATTCGTGAGATATCAGCAGAAGGTAGAAAGTATGGTATTAATTTAGTTTTAGTAACTCAAAGACCTTCCAATTTAGATACTACAACCCTTGCAAATGTTAATACTAAATTTATTTATCGTACAAATAATAGTTATGATTTAGCCACTATTTCAGAAGAAACTGATCTTACAGGAGCAGAACTTGATAGATTAAAATATTTTCAAAGTGGTAATTGTTTTATAAGTAGTGCCATACAAGGTAGAAGTCTGGCTTTAACTACTAGAGTAAGTAAAACTCAGAGTCCACACTTTAAAAACCCTTATGATGAATTAGATGAATTTGGAGAAAATAATGATAAGTTAAAAGAGGTATTAAAAAAATATCTTCCATTGTCTGATATGAATTTAGCTAACTATCATATGGATATTAACAATGAAGTAAAAAAGACTATACCATCTAAAGAAATATTTGAAACACTAGAGGAAATGTATAGAAGTGGAGAAATAGATATTAAAGACTCACCACTTGGCAAACAATATGTAGAGAAATAA
- a CDS encoding helix-turn-helix domain-containing protein, which translates to MKGYSITEVAAKLDGLHVQTIRKWEKDFELIIPRNDLGHRQYTEKEIEVLRNIKNMKDEGAGIEIIKKILSKSENAAEQKENALELVSIDRLNGKELNEIMINKLSQYMEERDDKLINEFANTMKTQLSEIIDEKETLLKKDYQKKLNIMQKNIEETISNEIEETLSNELEKQEKKIREQLSSENSKLMKYIENRDKEKEKKPFFKRLFK; encoded by the coding sequence ATGAAGGGATATTCAATTACTGAAGTAGCTGCAAAATTAGATGGTCTACATGTTCAAACAATTAGAAAATGGGAAAAAGATTTTGAACTTATAATTCCTAGAAATGACCTAGGACATAGACAATATACAGAAAAAGAAATTGAAGTCTTAAGAAATATAAAAAATATGAAAGATGAAGGTGCAGGAATAGAAATTATTAAGAAAATACTTAGTAAATCAGAAAATGCAGCAGAACAAAAAGAAAATGCACTTGAACTGGTATCTATTGATAGATTAAACGGAAAAGAATTAAATGAAATAATGATAAATAAACTTTCTCAGTATATGGAAGAAAGGGATGATAAGTTAATAAATGAGTTTGCTAATACAATGAAAACTCAACTTTCTGAGATAATTGATGAAAAAGAAACTCTTTTAAAAAAAGATTATCAAAAAAAATTAAATATAATGCAAAAAAATATTGAAGAAACAATCTCAAATGAAATAGAAGAAACATTGTCAAATGAACTAGAAAAACAGGAAAAGAAAATAAGAGAACAATTAAGTAGTGAGAATAGTAAGTTAATGAAATATATCGAGAATAGAGATAAAGAAAAAGAAAAAAAACCTTTTTTTAAAAGATTATTTAAATAG
- a CDS encoding DUF2958 domain-containing protein, producing the protein MKLLTKSIKRKLPELYSTENIENPCIRVKFFDAYGSYRWYVLEGEEQENGDFLFFGLVDSGRDQELGYFRLSELKSIKYLGRYPRIERDMHLKDGEVHLKDIEGKVGIAV; encoded by the coding sequence ATGAAACTACTAACCAAGTCAATTAAGAGGAAATTACCAGAATTATATTCAACTGAGAATATAGAAAATCCATGTATCAGAGTTAAATTTTTTGATGCATATGGTAGTTATAGATGGTATGTTCTTGAGGGTGAAGAACAAGAAAATGGAGACTTTCTATTCTTTGGTTTAGTTGATAGTGGCAGAGATCAAGAATTAGGCTACTTTAGACTATCAGAATTAAAATCTATTAAATATTTAGGTAGATACCCAAGAATAGAAAGAGACATGCACTTAAAAGATGGTGAAGTACACTTAAAAGATATAGAAGGTAAGGTTGGTATAGCTGTTTAA
- a CDS encoding S1 RNA-binding domain-containing protein — MERYNNELPEQLVFAEQPRYNDMQMLRKLKRAKEKDEVLTGECIKATHNGDLIIKLSPNLEGIIPRNEITYIIEKDGKVHKAQAQKKVFLDVNFKVTEIIEGDELKDTKVYLSRKRVVEDIRDKYREELKKGHLVQGVVIGIADIGAFIDIGGDVIGILPKAFICKVWIDHPSEKLRVGDSVDVVLKDEIGEKNSEELLITFTRKPLFKKWNEIDKEFKLGDVVKGRIKDTRGANGSGIFVEISDDFEGLANYTNKRYSYGDLVRVRIDNIDKKREKMKLTIID; from the coding sequence ATGGAAAGGTATAATAATGAGCTACCAGAACAATTAGTATTTGCAGAACAACCACGATACAATGATATGCAGATGTTAAGAAAGCTAAAAAGAGCAAAGGAGAAGGATGAAGTTCTAACAGGTGAATGTATTAAAGCTACACATAATGGTGATTTAATAATAAAGCTATCTCCGAATTTAGAAGGAATAATTCCAAGGAATGAAATAACTTATATAATTGAGAAAGATGGAAAAGTACATAAGGCACAGGCTCAGAAGAAAGTGTTCTTAGATGTCAATTTTAAAGTTACAGAAATTATAGAAGGTGATGAGTTAAAAGATACAAAGGTTTATTTATCTAGAAAAAGAGTAGTTGAAGATATAAGAGATAAATATAGAGAAGAATTAAAAAAAGGACATTTAGTACAAGGAGTAGTAATAGGAATAGCTGATATTGGTGCATTTATAGACATTGGTGGGGACGTTATTGGAATATTACCAAAGGCATTTATATGTAAAGTATGGATAGATCATCCTAGTGAAAAACTAAGAGTTGGTGATTCCGTAGATGTTGTTTTAAAAGATGAAATAGGAGAAAAGAATAGTGAAGAACTATTAATAACATTTACTAGGAAGCCACTATTTAAAAAATGGAATGAGATAGATAAAGAGTTTAAATTAGGAGATGTAGTCAAAGGTAGAATTAAAGATACTCGTGGTGCAAATGGTAGCGGTATATTTGTAGAAATAAGTGACGATTTTGAGGGCTTAGCTAATTATACAAATAAGAGATATAGTTATGGAGATTTAGTAAGAGTTAGGATAGATAATATAGATAAAAAAAGAGAAAAAATGAAGTTAACTATTATAGATTAA
- a CDS encoding MarR family transcriptional regulator, whose product MYNKKINKYNYYSQLRLNLKPVPARLLQVLANLSNEKGIVDGKSQNYIARCMNVTRQTVSKNTKLLEKVKLNGLPLITVKRVRTNKGTFKIHTYIINFLAYSKLWISNIDNTVKSYIIKDLNNLIHELSSDNVQLHTKKEKINIDFKYFKRDSFSILKDLKKFINSISLAPSRVVPLLSNISDRLINFNEKIYNPKQYFKKCFENYLIGQELENVLTKFALAFGFDQDRDKPYTIDWNKTFQNI is encoded by the coding sequence GTGTATAATAAAAAAATAAATAAATATAATTACTATAGCCAATTAAGATTAAATCTAAAACCTGTACCAGCTAGGTTATTACAGGTATTAGCTAATTTAAGCAATGAAAAAGGGATAGTAGATGGAAAATCTCAAAATTATATAGCTAGATGTATGAATGTTACAAGACAGACTGTAAGTAAGAATACGAAGTTACTGGAAAAGGTTAAACTCAATGGATTACCTTTAATAACTGTCAAAAGAGTAAGAACTAATAAAGGAACATTTAAAATCCATACTTATATTATAAATTTCTTAGCTTATAGTAAGCTATGGATTTCAAATATAGATAATACAGTTAAATCTTACATTATAAAAGACTTAAATAATTTAATACATGAATTATCATCAGATAATGTCCAACTACATACAAAAAAAGAAAAAATTAATATTGATTTTAAATATTTCAAAAGAGATAGCTTTAGCATATTAAAAGATTTAAAGAAATTCATAAACTCTATAAGTCTAGCACCTTCTAGGGTAGTGCCATTGTTATCTAATATATCAGATAGATTGATTAATTTTAATGAAAAAATATATAACCCAAAACAATATTTTAAAAAATGTTTTGAAAACTATCTTATAGGTCAAGAATTAGAAAATGTATTAACTAAGTTTGCACTAGCTTTTGGTTTTGATCAAGATAGGGACAAGCCATATACAATAGATTGGAATAAAACGTTTCAAAATATATAA
- a CDS encoding AAA family ATPase produces the protein MPKVLTKECIGAIDKLNAIGDELKEFIMEREEVINLIKLALVSKRNLFFLGKTGQAKSFIIKEFNKRITGSNYMELLMNKMMDKDEIYGRLDIPELVNGNQKVITTGKLPESDIAFYDEIFKSNDLLLNTLLQSLNYEDVNLEGNTYPARHLSIFSASNEIPNFKNKEEDKILYPLYNRLHLKVVTNYIEKKDNFKKAIKMKRARHGTKPQATIKLNEIKILNEKVWDVEVSEEIDELVWKISKDISNKLNRPVSDRKLIESSIILQGYALLNKRGKVEPRDLKVLEYYLWESPEEIQVIREIIKANSDNPLKEKVMGVKSLVVEQLEDAYSMVDSEDTRAKNKTFSKTEKELLNLHSELESLKDTIKTDEDNRIIDKMLVEFENLYKELNEKFGYTYTSIGEMKERMGI, from the coding sequence ATGCCTAAAGTATTAACTAAAGAGTGTATAGGTGCTATTGATAAACTAAATGCTATTGGTGATGAACTTAAAGAATTTATTATGGAAAGGGAAGAAGTGATTAACCTTATAAAGTTAGCTTTAGTAAGTAAAAGGAATTTGTTTTTCTTAGGAAAAACAGGACAGGCAAAATCTTTTATTATAAAGGAATTTAACAAGAGAATTACAGGTAGTAACTATATGGAGTTATTAATGAATAAAATGATGGATAAAGACGAGATATACGGAAGATTAGACATTCCGGAGTTGGTTAACGGTAATCAAAAAGTTATTACAACGGGAAAATTACCAGAGTCAGATATAGCCTTTTATGATGAAATCTTCAAGAGTAATGATTTATTATTGAATACGTTACTTCAAAGTTTAAACTATGAAGATGTAAATTTAGAAGGTAATACATATCCTGCAAGACATTTATCAATTTTTTCAGCATCAAATGAAATACCTAACTTTAAAAATAAAGAAGAAGATAAGATACTATATCCTCTATATAATAGGCTACACTTAAAAGTAGTAACTAACTATATAGAAAAAAAGGACAATTTCAAAAAGGCTATCAAAATGAAAAGAGCAAGACATGGTACTAAACCACAAGCAACTATTAAGCTTAATGAAATTAAAATACTAAACGAAAAAGTTTGGGATGTAGAAGTATCAGAAGAAATTGACGAATTAGTTTGGAAGATCAGTAAGGATATAAGTAATAAATTAAATAGACCTGTATCAGATAGAAAGTTAATAGAGTCCTCTATAATACTTCAAGGTTATGCACTACTTAATAAGAGGGGTAAGGTAGAGCCTAGAGATTTAAAAGTTTTAGAATACTATCTATGGGAATCTCCAGAGGAAATACAAGTTATAAGGGAAATAATAAAAGCTAATTCTGATAATCCTTTAAAGGAAAAAGTTATGGGAGTTAAGTCACTTGTAGTAGAACAATTAGAAGATGCTTACTCAATGGTAGATAGTGAGGATACAAGGGCAAAAAATAAAACATTTAGTAAGACAGAAAAAGAACTACTGAATCTACATTCTGAACTAGAAAGTCTCAAAGATACTATTAAAACTGATGAAGATAATAGAATTATTGATAAAATGCTTGTAGAATTTGAAAATCTGTATAAAGAACTTAATGAGAAGTTTGGATATACGTATACGTCAATTGGTGAAATGAAAGAAAGAATGGGGATTTAA
- a CDS encoding TraX family protein, with protein sequence MKFDTSSLITHNTDYIKVIALITMVIDHISVLFFPNIIILRIIGRVSYPLIAYLIALGYQRTSDYKSYLTRLILFSFVSAIPYYYFSEGINVIFTLSFGLMTIHFYKKNKKVISLLLIILAEMLRFSYGWYGVLMILFFNIFIEHPKKFIFSLFILNLIYLIIHNSYIQFFSMAALIFLFLKFDKKIRLSKHLFYWFYPLHLYILLIIKKIII encoded by the coding sequence ATGAAATTTGATACTTCATCACTTATAACTCATAATACTGATTATATAAAAGTTATAGCTTTAATCACAATGGTAATAGATCATATATCTGTGTTATTTTTCCCTAATATTATAATACTAAGAATAATCGGTAGAGTTTCATATCCCCTAATTGCATATCTTATAGCATTAGGATATCAAAGAACTTCTGATTATAAATCCTATCTTACAAGACTTATATTATTTTCTTTTGTTTCTGCTATTCCTTATTACTATTTTTCAGAAGGTATAAATGTGATCTTTACTCTATCATTTGGGTTAATGACTATTCATTTTTATAAGAAAAATAAAAAAGTTATATCCCTTTTATTAATTATACTAGCCGAGATGTTAAGATTTAGTTATGGATGGTATGGAGTTTTAATGATATTATTTTTTAATATTTTTATAGAACATCCTAAGAAATTTATTTTCTCATTATTCATATTAAACTTGATATATCTGATAATCCATAATTCATATATTCAATTTTTTTCTATGGCAGCCCTTATATTTTTATTTTTGAAATTTGATAAAAAGATAAGATTATCTAAACATTTGTTTTATTGGTTTTATCCATTACATCTATATATTTTACTTATTATTAAAAAAATTATTATATAG
- a CDS encoding DUF6744 family protein, whose amino-acid sequence MNSNFVAINSNVEGNNIIGKLVYYTIGETMLNEKEVFNILDDCGISKDIVAKKHTSTQAFKTATKKIQKRGILLSDPMTGDINKYHLIVEDNKTEDNGNLWVREIKLEKVKERNNNYTYMGNFIYDKVTDKASYSLNSATMKSVGYDITKLCDYAMEEFEREAHGFNKNRLNNFMTKYMKEILDGSSVKIRAKVWFVPIYKANELLKLENFIEILSKKNTEDGTVEIMSIPLMHEEKYVERYTREFHNTVNFELNEIYKHINRIMKQENSRPETMDTWIQKGKSVLEKKQKYEKVFKRNFEVMEEDMEILNRQLQELEIRKEKRTKEIEKNK is encoded by the coding sequence ATGAATAGTAATTTTGTAGCCATAAACAGTAATGTTGAAGGAAATAATATAATTGGAAAGTTAGTTTATTATACAATTGGTGAAACAATGCTAAATGAAAAAGAAGTATTTAATATATTAGATGATTGTGGAATTTCTAAAGATATAGTAGCTAAAAAGCATACTAGTACACAAGCTTTCAAAACTGCTACTAAAAAGATACAAAAGAGAGGAATATTATTGTCAGACCCAATGACAGGAGATATTAATAAATATCATTTAATAGTTGAAGATAATAAAACAGAAGACAATGGAAATTTATGGGTTAGGGAAATAAAACTTGAAAAAGTTAAAGAAAGAAATAATAACTATACATACATGGGGAATTTTATATATGATAAAGTAACAGATAAAGCAAGTTACAGTTTAAACTCTGCCACTATGAAAAGTGTAGGTTACGATATAACTAAACTATGCGACTATGCTATGGAAGAATTCGAGAGAGAGGCTCATGGATTTAATAAGAATAGATTAAATAATTTTATGACTAAGTATATGAAAGAGATTTTAGATGGTTCTTCAGTAAAAATACGTGCTAAAGTTTGGTTTGTACCTATTTATAAAGCAAATGAGTTACTAAAACTAGAGAATTTTATAGAAATTTTAAGCAAAAAAAATACCGAAGATGGTACAGTTGAGATAATGAGTATTCCATTAATGCATGAAGAAAAATATGTTGAGAGATATACTAGAGAGTTTCATAATACTGTAAATTTTGAACTTAATGAAATATATAAACATATAAACAGAATAATGAAACAGGAAAATTCTAGACCAGAAACTATGGATACTTGGATACAAAAAGGTAAAAGTGTTTTAGAAAAAAAGCAAAAATATGAGAAAGTATTTAAAAGAAATTTTGAAGTGATGGAAGAGGATATGGAGATTTTAAATAGACAATTACAAGAACTAGAAATAAGAAAAGAAAAGAGGACAAAAGAAATTGAAAAAAATAAGTAA
- a CDS encoding helix-turn-helix domain-containing protein, producing the protein MKQNNSKEKHNNISKYRKKLGYTQKEFAEKLEITQQALSQIENGKLKININIVEKILKEFKSVTFDELLKTNRMSIYITKDNQELLKQYSKEIKGNLNYTISEHELYTLTINNLIKLALDSNIKDIETKGLIKK; encoded by the coding sequence ATGAAACAAAATAATTCAAAAGAAAAACATAATAACATTTCTAAATACAGAAAAAAATTAGGGTATACACAAAAAGAATTTGCAGAAAAACTGGAAATTACACAACAAGCACTTAGTCAAATTGAGAATGGGAAATTGAAAATCAATATTAATATAGTTGAAAAAATATTAAAAGAGTTTAAAAGTGTGACTTTTGACGAGTTACTAAAAACTAATAGAATGAGTATATATATAACTAAAGATAATCAAGAACTACTTAAGCAATATTCAAAAGAAATAAAAGGGAATCTAAATTATACAATAAGTGAGCATGAATTATATACTCTGACAATAAATAACTTAATTAAATTAGCTTTAGATAGTAATATAAAAGATATAGAAACTAAAGGTTTAATAAAAAAATAA